A single region of the Buteo buteo chromosome 16, bButBut1.hap1.1, whole genome shotgun sequence genome encodes:
- the LOC142040573 gene encoding LOW QUALITY PROTEIN: mitochondrial peptide methionine sulfoxide reductase-like (The sequence of the model RefSeq protein was modified relative to this genomic sequence to represent the inferred CDS: deleted 2 bases in 1 codon) has translation MSVALSPEQGTILAGNLWGTQRVWEPQKEEATHAVNGNPTVPSFPAETQTVIFGMGCFWGAEQLFWKMSGVFSSTQVGYAGGFTPNPIYEEVTAGLTGHAEVVRVIFNPWKLSYKELLKVFWENHDPTQGKQQQEDWSTQYRSIIHTVGPQQQAAALRSREVYRQRI, from the exons ATGTCGGTGGCCCTGTCCCCGGAGCAAG GGACCATCCTCGCAGGGAACTTGTGGGGGACACAGAGGGTCTGGGAGCCCCAGAAGGAGGAGG CCACCCACGCCGTTAACGGGAACCCCACGGTCCCTTCATTCCCAGCGGAGACACAGACGGTAATTTTTG GCATGGGGTGCTtctggggagcagagcagctcttctgGAAGATGTCGGGGGTCTTCTCCTCCACCCAGGTGGGCTACGCGGGAGGCttcacc cccaaccccatctACGAAGAAGT CACTGCAGGGCTGACGGGGCATGCCGAGGTGGTGAGGGTCATCTTCAATCCCTGGAAGCTCAGCTACAAGGAGCTTCTCAAAGTCTTTTGGGAGAACCATGACCCCACACAAG gcaagcagcagcaggaggactGGAGCACCCAGTACCGCTCCATCATCCACACAGTGGgcccccagcagcaggcagctgccctccGCAGCAGGGAGGTGTACCGGCAG AGGATTTga
- the YTHDF2 gene encoding YTH domain-containing family protein 2 translates to MSASSLLEQRPKGQGNKVQNGSVHQKDGLNDDDFEPYLSPQARPNNAYTAMSDSYLPNYYSPSIGFSYSLGEAAWSTGGDPPMPYLTSYGQLSNGEPHFLPDAMFGQPGALGSTPFLGQHGFNFFPSGIDFSAWGNNSSQGQSTQSSGYSSNYAYAPSSLGGAMIDGQSAFANETLNKAPGMNTIDQGMAALKLGSTDVASSVPKVVGSAVGSGSITSNIVASNSLPPATIAPPKPTSWADIASKPAKQQPKLKTKNGIAGSSLPPPPIKHNMDIGTWDNKGPVAKAPSQALVQNIGQQPAQVSPQPVGQQINNSPPVAQASSGQQPQPLPPPPPQPAQLPVPQQAAQPTRWVAPRNRGNGFGQNGVDGNGVGQSQASSGSAPSEPHPVLEKLRSINNYNPKDFDWNPKHGRVFIIKSYSEDDIHRSIKYNIWCSTEHGNKRLDAAYRSMNGKGPVYLLFSVNGSGHFCGVAEMKSAVDYNTCAGVWSQDKWKGRFDVRWIFVKDVPNSQLRHIRLENNENKPVTNSRDTQEVPLEKAKQVLKIIATYKHTTSIFDDFSHYEKRQEEEENVKKERQGRVK, encoded by the exons aataatgCATACACTGCAATGTCCGATTCCTATTTACCAAACTACTACAGCCCCTCCATTGGATTCTCCTACTCCTTAGGTGAAGCTGCCTGGTCTACGGGGGGTGACCCACCCATGCCCTACCTAACCTCTTACGGACAGCTGAGCAACGGGGAGCCTCACTTTCTCCCAGACGCGATGTTCGGGCAGCCAGGGGCCCTTGGCAGCACTCCATTTCTCGGGCAGCACGGCTTTAACTTCTTTCCAAGTGGGATTGACTTTTCAGCTTGGGGGAATAACAGTTCTCAGGGACAATCCACTCAAAGCTCTGGCTATAGTAGCAATTATGCCTATGCCCCTAGCTCGCTGGGTGGAGCCATGATTGATGGGCAATCTGCCTTTGCTAATGAGACTCTGAACAAGGCTCCTGGCATGAACACCATTGACCAAGGGATGGCAGCTCTGAAGCTGGGCAGCACAGATGTTGCAAGCAGTGTCCCAAAAGTCGTTGGTTCAGCTGTCGGTAGCGGATCCATTACCAGTAATATCGTGGCATCTAACAGTTTGCCTCCAGCTACTATTGCTCCTCCAAAGCCGACCTCCTGGGCTGACATCGCTAGTAAACCAGCTAAGCAGCAGCCCAAGCTGAAGACCAAGAATGGCATTGCAGGTTCGAGTCTTCCACCACCTCCAATAAAACATAACATGGATATTGGAACTTGGGATAACAAAGGGCCGGTGGCAAAAGCCCCATCGCAGGCCTTAGTTCAGAATATTGGTCAGCAGCCAGCCCAGgtgtccccccagcccgtgggTCAGCAGATCAATAACAGCCCACCGGTGGCACAGGCTTCAAgcgggcagcagccccagccgcTGCCTCCGCCGCCACcgcagccagcccagctgcccgTGCCGCAGCAGGCGGCTCAGCCCACCCGCTGGGTTGCCCCTCGTAATCGTGGCAATGGGTTCGGTCAAAACGGAGTCGATGGTAATGGAGTGGGACAGTCTCAGGCCAGTTCTGGTTCTGCTCCTTCAGAGCCTCACCCGGTCTTGGAGAAGTTGAGATCCATCAACAACTACAACCCCAAGGATTTTGACTGGAACCCAAAACATGGCCGGGTTTTCATCATTAAGAGTTACTCTGAGGACGATATCCACCGTTCCATTAAATATAACATCTGGTGCAGTACAGAGCATGGCAACAAGAGACTGGATGCCGCCTATCGCTCCATGAATGGGAAGGGCCCCGTTTACTTACTGTTCAGTGTCAACGGTAGTGGTCACTTCTGCGGAGtagcagaaatgaaatctgCTGTGGACTATAACACGTGTGCGGGTGTGTGGTCCCAGGACAAGTGGAAGGGACGTTTTGATGTCAGGTGGATTTTTGTGAAGGACGTTCCCAACAGTCAGCTGCGACACATCCGCCTAGAGAACAACGAGAATAAACCAGTGACCAACTCCAGGGACACTCAGGAGGTGCCTCTGGAAAAGGCTAAGCAGGTGTTGAAAATCATTGCCACCTACAAGCACACCACCTCCATCTTTGATGACTTCTCACACTATGAGAAACgccaagaggaggaggaaaatgttaaaaag gaaCGCCAAGGCCGTGTCAAGTAA